The following are from one region of the Paenibacillus sp. JZ16 genome:
- a CDS encoding Gfo/Idh/MocA family protein translates to MKSINVGVIGTGSISAMHLQSYEKHANTNLLAVCDLNEERAQRAAEKYGATKVYTDYNELLADPEIDAVSICTWNNTHAEISIAALNAGKHVLVEKPLCRTVEEALQVQEAVKSSGKLLQVGFVRRYDPNAQMLREFADKGEFGDIYFAKASSVRRLGNPGGWFSDIERSGGGPLIDIGVHVIDLCWYMMGRPKPVSVSANTYRKLGNRSNVRNLSFYKAADYDAEKNTVEDMANAMIRFENGASLLVDVSFTLHSKENLQSVKLYGDKGGFEIDPEVVIVTEKHDTIINIQPQTDNKGFDFNAAFQSEVDHFISSIENGTAPLSPVEDGVEIMKILCGIYESAEKGVEVLL, encoded by the coding sequence ATGAAATCTATTAATGTTGGCGTCATTGGCACGGGATCGATCTCTGCTATGCATTTGCAATCCTATGAGAAACATGCGAACACGAATTTGCTCGCCGTGTGCGATTTAAATGAAGAAAGAGCACAGCGTGCAGCTGAAAAATACGGTGCTACCAAAGTCTACACCGATTATAACGAACTTCTGGCTGATCCGGAAATCGATGCAGTAAGCATCTGTACCTGGAACAATACGCATGCCGAAATCAGCATTGCGGCACTGAATGCAGGCAAACACGTCCTGGTTGAGAAACCTCTCTGCCGTACCGTTGAGGAAGCGCTTCAAGTACAGGAAGCCGTTAAATCCTCCGGCAAACTGCTTCAGGTCGGCTTCGTAAGACGTTACGACCCTAACGCTCAGATGCTCCGCGAGTTTGCAGACAAGGGTGAATTTGGGGACATCTACTTCGCGAAGGCTTCCTCTGTTCGTCGACTCGGCAATCCAGGCGGCTGGTTCTCTGACATCGAGCGTTCCGGCGGCGGACCTCTCATCGATATCGGGGTGCATGTCATTGATCTGTGTTGGTACATGATGGGTCGGCCAAAACCGGTTTCCGTCAGCGCCAATACATATCGAAAGCTGGGCAATCGCTCTAATGTTCGCAACCTCTCCTTCTACAAAGCGGCTGACTATGACGCGGAGAAGAACACGGTTGAGGATATGGCGAATGCGATGATCCGTTTTGAAAACGGCGCCTCTTTGCTGGTAGACGTCAGCTTCACGCTGCACTCGAAGGAGAATCTGCAATCCGTTAAATTGTATGGAGACAAGGGCGGATTCGAGATTGATCCAGAAGTGGTCATCGTAACGGAAAAGCACGATACCATCATCAACATCCAGCCTCAAACGGACAACAAAGGATTCGATTTCAACGCGGCTTTCCAAAGCGAAGTCGATCATTTCATTTCCAGCATCGAGAACGGCACGGCACCTCTCAGCCCGGTTGAAGACGGCGTTGAGATCATGAAGATTCTGTGCGGGATCTATGAATCCGCCGAAAAAGGGGTTGAGGTTCTCTTATGA